Proteins found in one Microbacterium sp. LWS13-1.2 genomic segment:
- a CDS encoding YciI family protein: protein MQYLVNVIDSRSNSGTAEEGVAIDAFNDRLRAGGHWVFAAGLADPTVSTVIDGRGDEPVFTDGPFVEAKEWAAGFWIIEAADLDVALKLMVEGSTACNRRLEVRPLLAG from the coding sequence ATGCAGTACCTGGTCAACGTCATCGACAGCCGCAGCAACTCGGGGACGGCCGAGGAGGGCGTCGCGATCGATGCGTTCAACGACAGGCTCCGCGCAGGCGGCCACTGGGTCTTCGCCGCCGGACTCGCCGATCCGACCGTCTCCACCGTCATCGACGGCCGTGGCGACGAGCCGGTATTCACCGACGGCCCGTTCGTCGAGGCGAAGGAATGGGCCGCCGGGTTCTGGATCATCGAAGCCGCCGACCTGGACGTCGCTCTGAAGCTGATGGTCGAGGGCTCCACAGCCTGCAATCGTCGGCTCGAGGTGCGGCCGCTGCTCGCCGGGTGA
- a CDS encoding DUF6596 domain-containing protein — protein MIDAHDALTRAHRDEWARVVATLAKRFGNLDIAEDAAADAFASAAEHWPAEGIPPRPGAWLTATATRKAIDRIRRESSRDARHREAQLVYDADPEPLGAIDDDRITRAKSKIAAAGIPYRVPGVEDLPGRLAGVLTVLFLIFNEGYLASGPDSAPVREDLTGEAIRLARLLHQLLPDDGEATGMLALMLLTDARRPARVSSAGELMPLGEQDRGQWDAESIAEGHALVRARLASGMPPGRYQLLAAINAVHTDGDATDWTQVVALYDHLLRLDRSPIVRLNRAIAVSERDGREPGLALVDALRPELESYHPYHAARAELLRRLGRPAEAAAAYDAALALASNTAEVAYLTRQRDSTRPG, from the coding sequence GTGATCGACGCGCATGATGCCCTGACCCGCGCTCACCGCGACGAGTGGGCGCGGGTGGTGGCGACCCTCGCCAAGCGGTTCGGCAACCTCGACATCGCCGAGGATGCCGCCGCGGACGCGTTCGCCTCCGCCGCTGAGCACTGGCCGGCGGAGGGCATCCCGCCGAGGCCCGGCGCGTGGCTCACAGCCACGGCCACCCGCAAGGCGATCGACCGCATCCGGCGCGAGAGCAGCCGTGACGCGAGACACAGGGAGGCGCAGCTCGTGTACGACGCAGATCCCGAGCCGCTCGGCGCGATCGACGACGACCGCATCACGCGGGCGAAGTCGAAGATCGCCGCCGCCGGCATTCCGTACCGAGTGCCGGGGGTCGAGGACCTGCCGGGCCGGCTGGCGGGTGTGCTGACCGTGCTGTTCCTGATCTTCAATGAGGGATATCTCGCCAGCGGCCCCGACAGCGCACCGGTGCGCGAGGACCTGACCGGCGAGGCGATCCGTCTCGCCCGGCTCCTGCACCAGCTGCTGCCCGACGACGGCGAGGCGACCGGGATGCTGGCGCTGATGCTGCTGACCGACGCGCGCCGCCCGGCGCGCGTGTCGTCGGCAGGCGAGCTCATGCCTCTCGGCGAGCAGGACCGCGGGCAGTGGGATGCCGAGTCGATTGCGGAGGGGCACGCGCTGGTCCGTGCGCGACTGGCATCCGGCATGCCGCCGGGCCGCTACCAGCTGCTCGCCGCGATCAACGCCGTCCACACCGACGGCGACGCGACCGATTGGACGCAGGTGGTCGCGCTCTACGATCACCTTCTGCGGCTCGACCGCTCGCCGATCGTGCGGTTGAACCGCGCGATCGCGGTGAGCGAGCGCGACGGGCGGGAGCCGGGGCTCGCCCTCGTCGACGCTCTCAGGCCGGAGCTGGAGTCCTACCACCCGTATCACGCTGCCCGTGCGGAGCTGCTGCGACGACTGGGGCGGCCCGCGGAAGCGGCCGCAGCCTACGACGCGGCCCTTGCCCTGGCGAGCAACACGGCGGAGGTCGCGTACCTCACGCGACAGCGGGACTCGACCCGACCGGGGTGA